In Juglans regia cultivar Chandler chromosome 5, Walnut 2.0, whole genome shotgun sequence, the following are encoded in one genomic region:
- the LOC118348429 gene encoding uncharacterized protein LOC118348429, with translation MEDLERGCGKLKLTEEENEVIEVSEDFMIKGTEKGNNSLVGKLLSDRKVNKEVIRSTMKKIWKLNGSFVFYNIVPNMFVISFENQKDRERVLEGKPWLFDNQLFVLKLFDGLTPPQKMNFDFEEFWVHLNNLPLACMSREVGMQIGATVGSVKGVDIREDGIGWGSFLRVKIEIDLRKKITRGRIANVMGNKLWIPLSYEKLPKVCFKCGKIFHGGEGCLETEGINDKLQYGVWLRASYSGRGKSSESSSNKISGNMSESEGEFNHTVGSLGEKELGDGGNESQAVKGKGAQQVFDKNSGTGERTEGVGRSGKTVEECGVVTRLQQLEHDKEMSENFGGEERRRWKRRARGAVTKDTRGSCLGGKRKLRSEKPGDNSKGASKKGKACMEEGGSKHDVMLVEAASQLHQQQ, from the coding sequence ATGGAGGATCTGGAGAGAGGATGTGGTAAACTTAAGCTTACggaagaggaaaatgaagtgATTGAGGTGAGTGAAGATTTCATGATCAAGGGGACGGAGAAGGGTAATAATAGCTTGGTGGGGAAGTTGCTATCTGACCGAAAAGTGAACAAAGAGGTGATCAGATCTACTATGAAAAAAATCTGGAAACTGAATGGCTCCTTTGTGTTCTATAATATTGTGCCCAACATGTTTGTTATATCGTTTGAGAACCAGAAGGATAGAGAGAGAGTCCTGGAGGGGAAGCCGTGGCTGTTCGATAATCAACtgtttgttttgaagttgtttgaTGGCTTAACCCCCCCGCAGAAAATGAACTTTGATTTCGAGGAATTCTGGGTACACCTAAACAATCTACCTTTAGCATGCATGTCAAGAGAAGTGGGAATGCAGATTGGAGCTACGGTTGGAAGTGTAAAAGGTGTGGATATAAGGGAGGATGGAATAGGATGGGGAAGCTTTCTAAGGGTTAAGATAGAAATAGACCtgagaaagaaaattacaagGGGTCGAATAGCTAATGTAATGGGCAACAAATTGTGGATTCCATTGAGCTATGAGAAGCTCCCTAAAGTGTGCTTTAAATGCGGCAAGATCTTCCATGGGGGTGAGGGCTGTCTCGAGACGGAAGGTATTAATGATAAACTTCAATATGGGGTATGGCTTAGAGCTAGCTATTCGGGAAGGGGAAAATCTTCAGAGTCTTCGAGCAATAAGATCAGCGGGAATATGAGTGAGAGTGAGGGTGAGTTTAATCATACTGTTGGGTCTTTGGGAGAAAAGGAATTGGGAGACGGGGGGAATGAGTCGCAGGCAGTGAAGGGAAAGGGTGCACAACAAGTGTTTGATAAAAACTCTGGGACAGGGGAGAGGACTGAAGGGGTAGGCAGAAGTGGGAAGACGGTGGAGGAGTGTGGGGTAGTGACTAGATTACAGCAACTAGAACATGATAAGGAGATGTCTGAAAACTTTGGGGGAGAGGAGAGAAGAAGGTGGAAAAGAAGGGCTAGAGGGGCAGTTACAAAGGATACACGAGGTTCTTGTTTGGGGGGAAAACGCAAGCTGAGAAGCGAGAAACCTGGAGACAACAGTAAGGGAGCATCAAAAAAAGGGAAAGCATGTATGGAGGAGGGAGGTTCAAAACATGATGTGATGTTGGTGGAGGCTGCTAGTCAGCTCCACCAACAACAATGA